In Haliotis asinina isolate JCU_RB_2024 chromosome 16, JCU_Hal_asi_v2, whole genome shotgun sequence, the following are encoded in one genomic region:
- the LOC137268951 gene encoding lateral signaling target protein 2 homolog, giving the protein MNKVIIVALLLTALVALVYSHRHHHHHHHRRHRHHHHHHHHRHGHHRHHHHRHRHHHHGSSSSSSSSSSESESSSSSEEIIVHHHHSSGGGSSGSSESSECSSCGGSSESSESSSEDYPIPIPVPISHGGSGGHSHSNYLPIILTTAGK; this is encoded by the exons ATGAACAAAGTCATCATTGTGGCCCTACTGCTGACTG CCCTTGTGGCACTGGTCTACtctcatcgtcatcatcaccatcaccaccatcgccGTCACAggcatcatcaccaccaccatcatcaccgcCACGGCCATCACAGACACCATCaccacagacacagacaccatCACcacggcagcagcagcagcagcagcagcagcagcagcgagaGTGAGAGCTCCAGCAGCAGCGAGGAGATCATCGTCCACCATCACCACTCCTCCGGTGGCGGGTCATCCGGATCTTCAGAGTCTAGCGAATGCTCCAGCTGTGGAGGGTCTTCCGAGTCTTCCGAATCTTCATCTGAGGACTATCCCATCCCCATCCCTGTGCCCATCTCCCACGGCGGCAGCGGAGGTCACAGCCACAGCAACTACCTCCCCATCATCCTCACAACCGCCGGAAAATAA